From a single Phragmites australis chromosome 7, lpPhrAust1.1, whole genome shotgun sequence genomic region:
- the LOC133923869 gene encoding uncharacterized protein LOC133923869: MSVLADLLLGIFRQQTLGGAALELAARAAPLWVAALVGLLIGWAWRPRWAGVVVGENGQQAAHLPAPPPPSRATAAAEVSRRDTAAVVPRTEVAAAAPQEEQLAVNTGDLMHLWRLVEEKDGAPSWIHMMERTLPTMRYQAWRRDPENGPPQYRTSTIFEDTSPEVVRDFFWDDEFRIKNGWDDMLLQHETLEECTKTGTMVVRWVRKFPFFCSDREYIIGRRIWASGKTFYCVTKGVPRPSVPRHNKPRRVDLYYSSWCVRPVESRKGDGAMTACEVLLFHHEDMGIPWELVKLGVRQGMWGCIKKIEPGLRAYQVARTAGEPLSKCTAMAHVTTKFNVNELITEDNTEASSTSTNTEVEKPKHWTCNIPKVLMIGGAVALACTFDHGLLTKAVIFGTARRFAGPGRR, from the exons ATGTCGGTGCTCGCCGATCTGTTGCTGGGGATCTTCCGGCAGCAGACCCTCGGCGGGGCTGCCCTGGAGCTCGCTGCTCGGGCCGCGCCGCTCTGGGTCGCCGCGCTCGTCGGCCTGCTCATCGGCTGGGCGTGGCGCCCAAGGTGGGCGGGGGTCGTCGTCGGCGAGAACGGCCAGCAGGCGGCACACCTTCCtgcgccgcctccgccgtcgcGCGCCACAGCCGCCGCCGAGGTCTCTAGACGCGACACGGCGGCCGTCGTACCAAG AACTGAGGTGGCTGCCGCCGCGCCGCAGGAAGAGCAATtggcggtgaacaccggagacttgATGCACCTCTGGCGGCTGGTCGAGGAGAAGGACGGTGCGCCGTCGTGGATTCACATGATGGAGCGCACACTGCCAACGATGAGGTACCAAGCCTGGCGGAGAGACCCAGAG AATGGCCCGCCACAGTACCGCACCAGCACTATCTTTGAGGACACATCGCCAGAGGTTGTCAGGGATTTCTTCTGGGATGATGAGTTTCGGATTAAGAACGGTTGGGATGATATGCTTCTTCAGCACGAGACATTGGAGGAGTGCACCAAGACTGGAACAATGGTTGTCCGGTGGGTCAGGAAG TTCCCGTTCTTCTGCAGTGACAGGGAGTATATCATTGGTCGCAGAATATGGGCAAGTGGAAAGACGTTTTACTGTGTAACCAAG GGTGTGCCCCGTCCCTCTGTCCCAAGACACAACAAACCTCGTCGTGTGGACTTGTACTACTCTAGTTGGTGTGTCCGTCCAG TTGAATCAAGAAAAGGTGATGGTGCAATGACAGCATGTGAGGTGCTGTTGTTCCATCATGAAGATATGGGGATTCCATGGGAACTTGTGAAGCTTGGCGTCCGGCAGGGGATGTGGGGCTGCATCAAAAAGATAGAGCCTGGCCTTCGGGCATACCAAGTTGCAAGGACCGCTGGTGAGCCTCTTTCAAAATGCACTGCCATGGCACATGTCACCACAAAGTTCAACGTCAATGAGCTCATCACAGAAGACAACACCGAGGCCAGTTCAACAAGCACCAACACAGAGGTTGAGAAACCAAAGCATTGGACATGCAACATACCCAAAGTACTCATGATAGGTGGTGCAGTTGCCCTGGCTTGCACCTTTGACCATGGATTGTTGACAAAGGCTGTTATATTCGGCACCGCAAGAAGGTTTGCAGGACCAGGAAGGAGATAG